A genomic window from Balaenoptera acutorostrata chromosome 20, mBalAcu1.1, whole genome shotgun sequence includes:
- the FMNL1 gene encoding formin-like protein 1 isoform X5: MGNAAGSAEQPASPAALSPKHPAAPKQPMPAAGELEERFNRVLNCMNLPPDKVQLLSQYDNEKKWELICDQERFQVKNPPEAYIQKLKSYLEIGGVSRKFKRRVQESTQVLRELETSLRTNHIGWVQEFLNEENRGLDVLLEYLASVQCSVTYYTESTDNGAPGSEKSKPLEQSVEDLSKGPPSSLLPQPKSRHLTIKCPPSPRLTPAHSRKTLRNSRIVSQKDDVHVCIMCLRAIMNYQSGFSLVMNHPACVNEIALSLNNKNPRTKALVLELLAAVCLVRGGHDIILSAFDNFKEVCGEQHRFEKLMEYFRNEDSNIDFMVACMQFINIVVHSVENMNFRVFLQYEFTHLGLDLYLERLRLTESDKLQVQIQAYLDNVFDVGALLEDTETKNAVLEHVEELQEQVALLTERLRDAENESMAKIAELEKQLSQARKELETLRERFSESTPMGTSRRPAEPEKVPAPAPARPSALELKVEELEEKGLIRILRGPGDAVSIEILPVAVATPSGSDAPTPGEPTGSPSPELPPAAEPVPGAAAPPPPLPPPLPGLPSQQEATPLAPPLAPPLPGSLVPPPPPPLPGDQPPPPPPPPLPPGADGPVPPPPPPPPGGPSAALGGPSSEMGPGMKAKKPIQTKFRMPLLNWVALKPNQITGTVFTELNDEKVLQELDMSDFEEQFKTKSQGPNLDLSALKSKAAQKAPSKAMLIEANRAKNLAITLRKGNLGADRICQAIETYDLQTLGLDFLELLTRFLPTEYEQSLIARFEREQRPIEELSEEDRFMLRFSRIPRLPERVNTLTFLGNFPDTVQLLMPQLNAIIAASMSIKSSDKLRQILEIVLAFGNYMNSSKRGAAYGFRLQSLDALLEMKSTDRKQTLLHYLVKVIAEKYPQLTGFHSDLHFLDKAGTVSLDSVLADVRSLQRGLELTQREFVRQDDCAVLKEFLRANSPIMDKLLADSKTAQEAYESVVEYFGENPKTTSPSMFFSLFSRFIKAYKKAEQEVEQWKKAAAAQEAGTDTPGKGEPPAPKSPPKIRRQQMDLISELKRKQQKEPLIYESDRDGAIEDIITDLRNQPYIRADTGRRSARRRPPGPPLQLTSDLSL, from the exons AACTGCATGAACTTGCCCCCGGACAAGGTCCAGCTGCTGAGCCAGTATGACAACGAGAAGAAGTGGGAGCTCATCTGTGACCAG GAGCGGTTTCAAGTCAAGAACCCCCCTGAAGCCTATATCCAGAAGCTGAAGAGCTACCTGGAAATCGGTGGGGTCAGCCGAAAG TTTAAGAGGAGAGTTCAGGAGTCCACCCAGGTGCTACGGGAGTTGGAGACCTCCCTGAGGACCAACCACATTGG GTGGGTGCAGGAGTTCCTCAACGAGGAGAACCGTGGCCTGGATGTGCTGCTCGAGTACCTGGCCTCCGTGCAGTGCTCTGTCAC GTACTACACGGAGAGCACAGACAACGGGGCCCCGGGCTCCGAGAAGAGCAAGCCGCTGGAGCAGTCGGTGGAAGATCTCAGCAAGGGCCCGCCCTCATCCTTGCTGCCACAGCCCAAGAGCCGCCACCTGACCATCAA ATGCCCCCCTTCTCCCCG gcTGACCCCGGCCCATAGCAGGAAGACCCTGAGGAATTCCCGCATCGTCAGCCAGAAGGATGACGTCCACGTCTGCATCATGTGTCTGCGTGCCATCATGAACTACCAG tCTGGCTTCAGCCTCGTCATGAACCACCCAGCCTGTGTCAATGAGATTGCTCTGAGCCTCAACAACAAGAACCCTAG AACCAAGGCTCTGGTGCTGGAGCTGCTGGCGGCTGTGTGCCTGGTTCGGGGAGGACACGATATCATCCTCTCCGCCTTTGACAACTTCAAGGAG gtatgtggggagcaGCACCGCTTTGAAAAGCTGATGGAATATTTCCGGAACGAGGACAGCAACATTGACTTCATG GTGGCCTGCATGCAATTCATCAACATTGTGGTACATTCAGTGGAGAACATGAACTTCCGCGTCTTCCTGCAATATGAGTTCACCCACCTGGGCCTGGACCTGTACTTGGAG AGGCTTCGGCTCACGGAGAGTGACAAGCTGCAGGTGCAGATTCAGGCCTACTTGGACAATGTTTTTGATGTGGGCGCGCTGCTGGAGGACACTGAGACTAAGAATGCTGTGCTGGAGCACGTGGAGGAGCTGCAGGAGCAGGTGGCCCTG CTGACAGAGCGGCTTCGGGACGCGGAGAACGAATCCATGGCCAAGATCGCAGAACTGGAAAAGCAGCTAAGCCAGGCCCGAAAGGAGTTGGAGACCCTGCGG GAGCGCTTCAGCGAATCGACCCCCATGGGCACGTCCAGACGTCCCGCTGAGCCTGAGAAAGTGCCTGCCCCTGCCCCGGCGCGGCCCTCAGCGCTAGAGCTGAAGgtggaggagctggaggagaagGGGTTGATCCGTATCCTGAGGGGGCCCGGGGATGCCGTCTCCATCGAGATCCTCCCGGTCGCTGTGGCAACTCCGAGCGGCAGTGATGCCCCGACTCCGGGGGAGCCCACCGGCTCCCCCAGCCCAG AACTCCCACCTGCAGCAGAGCCGGTTCCCGGAGCAGCAGCCccaccgccgccgctgccgcccccACTACCTGGTCTCCCCTCCCAGCAGGAAGCCACGCCCCTGGCGCCCCCActggccccgcccctcccaggCAGTCTggtgcccccgcccccgccgccgctgcCGGGAGACcagccgcccccacccccgccgccacCGCTGCCTCCCGGCGCTGACGGGCCGGTGCCTCCACCGCCCCCACCGCCTCCGGGAGGTCCCTCTGCTGCTCTTGGAGGGCCTAGCTCAGAGATGGGCCCGG GAATGAAGGCCAAGAAACCCATCCAGACCAAGTTCAGAATGCCACTCTTAAACTGGGTGGCCCTGAAACCCAACCAGATCACAGGCACTGTCTTCACTGAGCTCAATGACGAGAAGGTGCTGCAG GAGCTGGACATGAGTGACTTTGAGGAGCAGTTCAAGACTAAGTCCCAAGGTCCCAATCTAGACCTTAGTGCTCTCAAGAGTAAGGCAGCCCAGAAGGCCCCCAGCAAAGCCATGCTCATCGAGGCCAACCGGGCCAAGAACCTGGCCATCACCCTGCGCAAGGGCAACCTGGGGGCGGACCGCATCTGCCAGGCCATCGAGAC GTACGACCTACAGACCCTTGGCCTGGACTTCCTGGAGTTGCTGACCCGCTTCCTGCCCACAGAGTATGAACAGAGCCTCATCGCCCGTTTCGAGCGGGAGCAGCGACCCATAGAGGAGCTGTCAGAGGAGGACCGTTTCATGCTGCGCTTCAGCCGCATCCCCCGCCTGCCCGAGCGCGTGAACACGCTCACCTTCCTGGGCAACTTCCCAGACACTGTCCAGCTGCTCATGCCG caACTGAATGCCATCATTGCAGCCTCAATGTCCATCAAGTCCTCGGACAAACTCCGCCAGATCCTGGAG ATCGTCCTGGCTTTCGGCAACTACATGAACAGCAGCAAGCGTGGAGCAGCCTATGGCTTCCGGCTCCAGAGTCTGGATGCG CTGCTGGAGATGAAGTCGACTGACCGCAAGCAGACGCTGCTGCACTACCTGGTGAAGGTCATTGCTGAGAAGTACCCACAGCTCACAGGTTTCCACAGCGACCTGCACTTTCTGGACAAGGCAGGCACAG TGTCCCTGGACAGCGTGCTGGCTGACGTACGCTCCCTGCAGCGAGGCCTGGAGTTGACCCAGCGGGAGTTTGTGCGACAGGATGACTGCGCGGTGCTCAAGGAGTTCCTGAGGGCCAACTCGCCCATCATGGATAAGCTGCTGGCAGACAGCAAGACAGCTCAG GAAGCCTACGAGTCTGTGGTGGAGTACTTTGGAGAGAACCCCAAGACTACGTCCCCCTCCATGTTCTTTTCCCTCTTCAGTCGCTTCATCAAAGCCTATAAG AAAGCCGAGCAGGAGGTGGAACAGTGGAAGAAAGCAGCAGCTGCCCAGGAGGCAGGCACCGACACCCCGGGGAAAGGGGAGCCCCCAGCACCCAAG tccccacccaagATCCGGCGGCAACAGATGGACCTCATCTCTGAGCTAAAACGGAAGCAGCAGAAGGAGCCACTCATCTATGAGAGTGACCGTGATGGGGCCATTGAAGATATCATCACAG ATCTGCGGAACCAGCCCTACATCCGCGCAGACACAGGCCGTCGCAGCGCTCGTCGGCGCCCCCCCGGACCCCCCCTTCAGCTCACCTCCGACCTCTCGCTGTAG
- the FMNL1 gene encoding formin-like protein 1 isoform X1 yields the protein MGNAAGSAEQPASPAALSPKHPAAPKQPMPAAGELEERFNRVLNCMNLPPDKVQLLSQYDNEKKWELICDQERFQVKNPPEAYIQKLKSYLEIGGVSRKVAADWMSNLGFKRRVQESTQVLRELETSLRTNHIGWVQEFLNEENRGLDVLLEYLASVQCSVTYYTESTDNGAPGSEKSKPLEQSVEDLSKGPPSSLLPQPKSRHLTIKCPPSPRLTPAHSRKTLRNSRIVSQKDDVHVCIMCLRAIMNYQSGFSLVMNHPACVNEIALSLNNKNPRTKALVLELLAAVCLVRGGHDIILSAFDNFKEVCGEQHRFEKLMEYFRNEDSNIDFMVACMQFINIVVHSVENMNFRVFLQYEFTHLGLDLYLERLRLTESDKLQVQIQAYLDNVFDVGALLEDTETKNAVLEHVEELQEQVALLTERLRDAENESMAKIAELEKQLSQARKELETLRERFSESTPMGTSRRPAEPEKVPAPAPARPSALELKVEELEEKGLIRILRGPGDAVSIEILPVAVATPSGSDAPTPGEPTGSPSPELPPAAEPVPGAAAPPPPLPPPLPGLPSQQEATPLAPPLAPPLPGSLVPPPPPPLPGDQPPPPPPPPLPPGADGPVPPPPPPPPGGPSAALGGPSSEMGPGMKAKKPIQTKFRMPLLNWVALKPNQITGTVFTELNDEKVLQELDMSDFEEQFKTKSQGPNLDLSALKSKAAQKAPSKAMLIEANRAKNLAITLRKGNLGADRICQAIETYDLQTLGLDFLELLTRFLPTEYEQSLIARFEREQRPIEELSEEDRFMLRFSRIPRLPERVNTLTFLGNFPDTVQLLMPQLNAIIAASMSIKSSDKLRQILEIVLAFGNYMNSSKRGAAYGFRLQSLDALLEMKSTDRKQTLLHYLVKVIAEKYPQLTGFHSDLHFLDKAGTVSLDSVLADVRSLQRGLELTQREFVRQDDCAVLKEFLRANSPIMDKLLADSKTAQEAYESVVEYFGENPKTTSPSMFFSLFSRFIKAYKKAEQEVEQWKKAAAAQEAGTDTPGKGEPPAPKSPPKIRRQQMDLISELKRKQQKEPLIYESDRDGAIEDIITDLRNQPYIRADTGRRSARRRPPGPPLQLTSDLSL from the exons AACTGCATGAACTTGCCCCCGGACAAGGTCCAGCTGCTGAGCCAGTATGACAACGAGAAGAAGTGGGAGCTCATCTGTGACCAG GAGCGGTTTCAAGTCAAGAACCCCCCTGAAGCCTATATCCAGAAGCTGAAGAGCTACCTGGAAATCGGTGGGGTCAGCCGAAAGGTAGCAGCAGATTGGATGTCCAACTTAGGG TTTAAGAGGAGAGTTCAGGAGTCCACCCAGGTGCTACGGGAGTTGGAGACCTCCCTGAGGACCAACCACATTGG GTGGGTGCAGGAGTTCCTCAACGAGGAGAACCGTGGCCTGGATGTGCTGCTCGAGTACCTGGCCTCCGTGCAGTGCTCTGTCAC GTACTACACGGAGAGCACAGACAACGGGGCCCCGGGCTCCGAGAAGAGCAAGCCGCTGGAGCAGTCGGTGGAAGATCTCAGCAAGGGCCCGCCCTCATCCTTGCTGCCACAGCCCAAGAGCCGCCACCTGACCATCAA ATGCCCCCCTTCTCCCCG gcTGACCCCGGCCCATAGCAGGAAGACCCTGAGGAATTCCCGCATCGTCAGCCAGAAGGATGACGTCCACGTCTGCATCATGTGTCTGCGTGCCATCATGAACTACCAG tCTGGCTTCAGCCTCGTCATGAACCACCCAGCCTGTGTCAATGAGATTGCTCTGAGCCTCAACAACAAGAACCCTAG AACCAAGGCTCTGGTGCTGGAGCTGCTGGCGGCTGTGTGCCTGGTTCGGGGAGGACACGATATCATCCTCTCCGCCTTTGACAACTTCAAGGAG gtatgtggggagcaGCACCGCTTTGAAAAGCTGATGGAATATTTCCGGAACGAGGACAGCAACATTGACTTCATG GTGGCCTGCATGCAATTCATCAACATTGTGGTACATTCAGTGGAGAACATGAACTTCCGCGTCTTCCTGCAATATGAGTTCACCCACCTGGGCCTGGACCTGTACTTGGAG AGGCTTCGGCTCACGGAGAGTGACAAGCTGCAGGTGCAGATTCAGGCCTACTTGGACAATGTTTTTGATGTGGGCGCGCTGCTGGAGGACACTGAGACTAAGAATGCTGTGCTGGAGCACGTGGAGGAGCTGCAGGAGCAGGTGGCCCTG CTGACAGAGCGGCTTCGGGACGCGGAGAACGAATCCATGGCCAAGATCGCAGAACTGGAAAAGCAGCTAAGCCAGGCCCGAAAGGAGTTGGAGACCCTGCGG GAGCGCTTCAGCGAATCGACCCCCATGGGCACGTCCAGACGTCCCGCTGAGCCTGAGAAAGTGCCTGCCCCTGCCCCGGCGCGGCCCTCAGCGCTAGAGCTGAAGgtggaggagctggaggagaagGGGTTGATCCGTATCCTGAGGGGGCCCGGGGATGCCGTCTCCATCGAGATCCTCCCGGTCGCTGTGGCAACTCCGAGCGGCAGTGATGCCCCGACTCCGGGGGAGCCCACCGGCTCCCCCAGCCCAG AACTCCCACCTGCAGCAGAGCCGGTTCCCGGAGCAGCAGCCccaccgccgccgctgccgcccccACTACCTGGTCTCCCCTCCCAGCAGGAAGCCACGCCCCTGGCGCCCCCActggccccgcccctcccaggCAGTCTggtgcccccgcccccgccgccgctgcCGGGAGACcagccgcccccacccccgccgccacCGCTGCCTCCCGGCGCTGACGGGCCGGTGCCTCCACCGCCCCCACCGCCTCCGGGAGGTCCCTCTGCTGCTCTTGGAGGGCCTAGCTCAGAGATGGGCCCGG GAATGAAGGCCAAGAAACCCATCCAGACCAAGTTCAGAATGCCACTCTTAAACTGGGTGGCCCTGAAACCCAACCAGATCACAGGCACTGTCTTCACTGAGCTCAATGACGAGAAGGTGCTGCAG GAGCTGGACATGAGTGACTTTGAGGAGCAGTTCAAGACTAAGTCCCAAGGTCCCAATCTAGACCTTAGTGCTCTCAAGAGTAAGGCAGCCCAGAAGGCCCCCAGCAAAGCCATGCTCATCGAGGCCAACCGGGCCAAGAACCTGGCCATCACCCTGCGCAAGGGCAACCTGGGGGCGGACCGCATCTGCCAGGCCATCGAGAC GTACGACCTACAGACCCTTGGCCTGGACTTCCTGGAGTTGCTGACCCGCTTCCTGCCCACAGAGTATGAACAGAGCCTCATCGCCCGTTTCGAGCGGGAGCAGCGACCCATAGAGGAGCTGTCAGAGGAGGACCGTTTCATGCTGCGCTTCAGCCGCATCCCCCGCCTGCCCGAGCGCGTGAACACGCTCACCTTCCTGGGCAACTTCCCAGACACTGTCCAGCTGCTCATGCCG caACTGAATGCCATCATTGCAGCCTCAATGTCCATCAAGTCCTCGGACAAACTCCGCCAGATCCTGGAG ATCGTCCTGGCTTTCGGCAACTACATGAACAGCAGCAAGCGTGGAGCAGCCTATGGCTTCCGGCTCCAGAGTCTGGATGCG CTGCTGGAGATGAAGTCGACTGACCGCAAGCAGACGCTGCTGCACTACCTGGTGAAGGTCATTGCTGAGAAGTACCCACAGCTCACAGGTTTCCACAGCGACCTGCACTTTCTGGACAAGGCAGGCACAG TGTCCCTGGACAGCGTGCTGGCTGACGTACGCTCCCTGCAGCGAGGCCTGGAGTTGACCCAGCGGGAGTTTGTGCGACAGGATGACTGCGCGGTGCTCAAGGAGTTCCTGAGGGCCAACTCGCCCATCATGGATAAGCTGCTGGCAGACAGCAAGACAGCTCAG GAAGCCTACGAGTCTGTGGTGGAGTACTTTGGAGAGAACCCCAAGACTACGTCCCCCTCCATGTTCTTTTCCCTCTTCAGTCGCTTCATCAAAGCCTATAAG AAAGCCGAGCAGGAGGTGGAACAGTGGAAGAAAGCAGCAGCTGCCCAGGAGGCAGGCACCGACACCCCGGGGAAAGGGGAGCCCCCAGCACCCAAG tccccacccaagATCCGGCGGCAACAGATGGACCTCATCTCTGAGCTAAAACGGAAGCAGCAGAAGGAGCCACTCATCTATGAGAGTGACCGTGATGGGGCCATTGAAGATATCATCACAG ATCTGCGGAACCAGCCCTACATCCGCGCAGACACAGGCCGTCGCAGCGCTCGTCGGCGCCCCCCCGGACCCCCCCTTCAGCTCACCTCCGACCTCTCGCTGTAG
- the FMNL1 gene encoding formin-like protein 1 isoform X3 codes for MGNAAGSAEQPASPAALSPKHPAAPKQPMPAAGELEERFNRVLNCMNLPPDKVQLLSQYDNEKKWELICDQERFQVKNPPEAYIQKLKSYLEIGGVSRKVAADWMSNLGFKRRVQESTQVLRELETSLRTNHIGWVQEFLNEENRGLDVLLEYLASVQCSVTYYTESTDNGAPGSEKSKPLEQSVEDLSKGPPSSLLPQPKSRHLTIKLTPAHSRKTLRNSRIVSQKDDVHVCIMCLRAIMNYQSGFSLVMNHPACVNEIALSLNNKNPRTKALVLELLAAVCLVRGGHDIILSAFDNFKEVCGEQHRFEKLMEYFRNEDSNIDFMVACMQFINIVVHSVENMNFRVFLQYEFTHLGLDLYLERLRLTESDKLQVQIQAYLDNVFDVGALLEDTETKNAVLEHVEELQEQVALLTERLRDAENESMAKIAELEKQLSQARKELETLRERFSESTPMGTSRRPAEPEKVPAPAPARPSALELKVEELEEKGLIRILRGPGDAVSIEILPVAVATPSGSDAPTPGEPTGSPSPELPPAAEPVPGAAAPPPPLPPPLPGLPSQQEATPLAPPLAPPLPGSLVPPPPPPLPGDQPPPPPPPPLPPGADGPVPPPPPPPPGGPSAALGGPSSEMGPGMKAKKPIQTKFRMPLLNWVALKPNQITGTVFTELNDEKVLQELDMSDFEEQFKTKSQGPNLDLSALKSKAAQKAPSKAMLIEANRAKNLAITLRKGNLGADRICQAIETYDLQTLGLDFLELLTRFLPTEYEQSLIARFEREQRPIEELSEEDRFMLRFSRIPRLPERVNTLTFLGNFPDTVQLLMPQLNAIIAASMSIKSSDKLRQILEIVLAFGNYMNSSKRGAAYGFRLQSLDALLEMKSTDRKQTLLHYLVKVIAEKYPQLTGFHSDLHFLDKAGTVSLDSVLADVRSLQRGLELTQREFVRQDDCAVLKEFLRANSPIMDKLLADSKTAQEAYESVVEYFGENPKTTSPSMFFSLFSRFIKAYKKAEQEVEQWKKAAAAQEAGTDTPGKGEPPAPKSPPKIRRQQMDLISELKRKQQKEPLIYESDRDGAIEDIITDLRNQPYIRADTGRRSARRRPPGPPLQLTSDLSL; via the exons AACTGCATGAACTTGCCCCCGGACAAGGTCCAGCTGCTGAGCCAGTATGACAACGAGAAGAAGTGGGAGCTCATCTGTGACCAG GAGCGGTTTCAAGTCAAGAACCCCCCTGAAGCCTATATCCAGAAGCTGAAGAGCTACCTGGAAATCGGTGGGGTCAGCCGAAAGGTAGCAGCAGATTGGATGTCCAACTTAGGG TTTAAGAGGAGAGTTCAGGAGTCCACCCAGGTGCTACGGGAGTTGGAGACCTCCCTGAGGACCAACCACATTGG GTGGGTGCAGGAGTTCCTCAACGAGGAGAACCGTGGCCTGGATGTGCTGCTCGAGTACCTGGCCTCCGTGCAGTGCTCTGTCAC GTACTACACGGAGAGCACAGACAACGGGGCCCCGGGCTCCGAGAAGAGCAAGCCGCTGGAGCAGTCGGTGGAAGATCTCAGCAAGGGCCCGCCCTCATCCTTGCTGCCACAGCCCAAGAGCCGCCACCTGACCATCAA gcTGACCCCGGCCCATAGCAGGAAGACCCTGAGGAATTCCCGCATCGTCAGCCAGAAGGATGACGTCCACGTCTGCATCATGTGTCTGCGTGCCATCATGAACTACCAG tCTGGCTTCAGCCTCGTCATGAACCACCCAGCCTGTGTCAATGAGATTGCTCTGAGCCTCAACAACAAGAACCCTAG AACCAAGGCTCTGGTGCTGGAGCTGCTGGCGGCTGTGTGCCTGGTTCGGGGAGGACACGATATCATCCTCTCCGCCTTTGACAACTTCAAGGAG gtatgtggggagcaGCACCGCTTTGAAAAGCTGATGGAATATTTCCGGAACGAGGACAGCAACATTGACTTCATG GTGGCCTGCATGCAATTCATCAACATTGTGGTACATTCAGTGGAGAACATGAACTTCCGCGTCTTCCTGCAATATGAGTTCACCCACCTGGGCCTGGACCTGTACTTGGAG AGGCTTCGGCTCACGGAGAGTGACAAGCTGCAGGTGCAGATTCAGGCCTACTTGGACAATGTTTTTGATGTGGGCGCGCTGCTGGAGGACACTGAGACTAAGAATGCTGTGCTGGAGCACGTGGAGGAGCTGCAGGAGCAGGTGGCCCTG CTGACAGAGCGGCTTCGGGACGCGGAGAACGAATCCATGGCCAAGATCGCAGAACTGGAAAAGCAGCTAAGCCAGGCCCGAAAGGAGTTGGAGACCCTGCGG GAGCGCTTCAGCGAATCGACCCCCATGGGCACGTCCAGACGTCCCGCTGAGCCTGAGAAAGTGCCTGCCCCTGCCCCGGCGCGGCCCTCAGCGCTAGAGCTGAAGgtggaggagctggaggagaagGGGTTGATCCGTATCCTGAGGGGGCCCGGGGATGCCGTCTCCATCGAGATCCTCCCGGTCGCTGTGGCAACTCCGAGCGGCAGTGATGCCCCGACTCCGGGGGAGCCCACCGGCTCCCCCAGCCCAG AACTCCCACCTGCAGCAGAGCCGGTTCCCGGAGCAGCAGCCccaccgccgccgctgccgcccccACTACCTGGTCTCCCCTCCCAGCAGGAAGCCACGCCCCTGGCGCCCCCActggccccgcccctcccaggCAGTCTggtgcccccgcccccgccgccgctgcCGGGAGACcagccgcccccacccccgccgccacCGCTGCCTCCCGGCGCTGACGGGCCGGTGCCTCCACCGCCCCCACCGCCTCCGGGAGGTCCCTCTGCTGCTCTTGGAGGGCCTAGCTCAGAGATGGGCCCGG GAATGAAGGCCAAGAAACCCATCCAGACCAAGTTCAGAATGCCACTCTTAAACTGGGTGGCCCTGAAACCCAACCAGATCACAGGCACTGTCTTCACTGAGCTCAATGACGAGAAGGTGCTGCAG GAGCTGGACATGAGTGACTTTGAGGAGCAGTTCAAGACTAAGTCCCAAGGTCCCAATCTAGACCTTAGTGCTCTCAAGAGTAAGGCAGCCCAGAAGGCCCCCAGCAAAGCCATGCTCATCGAGGCCAACCGGGCCAAGAACCTGGCCATCACCCTGCGCAAGGGCAACCTGGGGGCGGACCGCATCTGCCAGGCCATCGAGAC GTACGACCTACAGACCCTTGGCCTGGACTTCCTGGAGTTGCTGACCCGCTTCCTGCCCACAGAGTATGAACAGAGCCTCATCGCCCGTTTCGAGCGGGAGCAGCGACCCATAGAGGAGCTGTCAGAGGAGGACCGTTTCATGCTGCGCTTCAGCCGCATCCCCCGCCTGCCCGAGCGCGTGAACACGCTCACCTTCCTGGGCAACTTCCCAGACACTGTCCAGCTGCTCATGCCG caACTGAATGCCATCATTGCAGCCTCAATGTCCATCAAGTCCTCGGACAAACTCCGCCAGATCCTGGAG ATCGTCCTGGCTTTCGGCAACTACATGAACAGCAGCAAGCGTGGAGCAGCCTATGGCTTCCGGCTCCAGAGTCTGGATGCG CTGCTGGAGATGAAGTCGACTGACCGCAAGCAGACGCTGCTGCACTACCTGGTGAAGGTCATTGCTGAGAAGTACCCACAGCTCACAGGTTTCCACAGCGACCTGCACTTTCTGGACAAGGCAGGCACAG TGTCCCTGGACAGCGTGCTGGCTGACGTACGCTCCCTGCAGCGAGGCCTGGAGTTGACCCAGCGGGAGTTTGTGCGACAGGATGACTGCGCGGTGCTCAAGGAGTTCCTGAGGGCCAACTCGCCCATCATGGATAAGCTGCTGGCAGACAGCAAGACAGCTCAG GAAGCCTACGAGTCTGTGGTGGAGTACTTTGGAGAGAACCCCAAGACTACGTCCCCCTCCATGTTCTTTTCCCTCTTCAGTCGCTTCATCAAAGCCTATAAG AAAGCCGAGCAGGAGGTGGAACAGTGGAAGAAAGCAGCAGCTGCCCAGGAGGCAGGCACCGACACCCCGGGGAAAGGGGAGCCCCCAGCACCCAAG tccccacccaagATCCGGCGGCAACAGATGGACCTCATCTCTGAGCTAAAACGGAAGCAGCAGAAGGAGCCACTCATCTATGAGAGTGACCGTGATGGGGCCATTGAAGATATCATCACAG ATCTGCGGAACCAGCCCTACATCCGCGCAGACACAGGCCGTCGCAGCGCTCGTCGGCGCCCCCCCGGACCCCCCCTTCAGCTCACCTCCGACCTCTCGCTGTAG